From one Coffea eugenioides isolate CCC68of chromosome 11, Ceug_1.0, whole genome shotgun sequence genomic stretch:
- the LOC113752275 gene encoding uncharacterized protein LOC113752275, producing MKSQHPKLKIAPRPLFSCGFFRNCIQTVLSPTTTTSPTLPFPSFTQLRFPLTNSLISHHFIHPYQQTQEKPKISEPTPPRKAPDSLPPPQLSATKLEETFHVAELHFSSGSDEDKLGALHLLEKSLVPNPRAVADGGDAGACPATVMKWVVGCLKERVMAKSAQSKPR from the exons ATGAAATCTCAACACCCCAAGCTAAAAATTGCACCCCGTCCACTTTTTTCTTGCGGATTTTTTCGCAACTGTATTCAAACAGTGCTCAGTCCGACCACCACCACTTCTCCAACACTCCCTTTCCCA AGCTTCACCCAATTGAGGTTCCCACTGACTAACTCCCTCATCTCTCACCATTTTATACACCCGTATCAGCAAACTCAAGAAAAGCCAAAGATTTCGGAGCCCACCCCACCAAGAAAAGCGCCTGATTCTCTGCCGCCGCCGCAACTATCTGCTACCAAGttggaagaaacttttcatgtTGCGGAGCTTCATTTCAGCTCTGGATCCGACGAAGACAAGCTCGGCGCGCTACACCTGCTAGAAAAGTCACTCGTTCCAAACCCACGCGCAGTCGCGGACGGTGGAGATGCAGGGGCATGCCCGGCTACGGTCATGAAATGGGTAGTGGGCTGTCTAAAAGAAAGGGTCATG